The sequence below is a genomic window from Rudanella lutea DSM 19387.
AACCTGTTCGTCATCACGAAGTACTCTGGCCTTGACCCCGAAATCGATAACGGCCGCGACAACAACTTCTATCCACGCCCCCGGATTGTTTCGGCGGGTCTGAACCTCGACTTTTAAAAACCCTCATCCCTGCCCCTCTCCTAATAAAGGAAAAGAGCCGGGAGCGAGGCCGCTCAAACTCATGAAACCAATGCATAAAATAGCCACCCTCTTCGCGCTCACTACGGCCCTGACGGTGTCGTCGTGCGTGAATGATCTGGACCGGGAGCCCAAATTCGACGTTACTTCGGCGTCGGTCTACGCCGACCCGGCCAACTATAAAGCCGTGCTGGCCAAGCTCTACGCCGTTATGTCGGTGAGTGGGCAGCAAGGGCCATCGGGCAAACCCGATATTTCGGGTATCGACGAAGGTACCTCCAACTACATGCGTTTGCTGTGGAAACTCCAGGAGCTGCCCACCGACGAAGCCGTAATTGGCTGGAATGACCAGACCATTCAGGACTTCCACGCTATGCGCTGGACTTCTTCGGACGGCTTTGTGGCAGCTATGTACAACCGGATTTTTTATCTGGTAGCCGCCAGCAACGAGTTTATCCGCGAAACGGGCGACGACCGGCTGGCCACGCGCAACATCACGGGCGATGCCGCCACCAATGCCCGCACCTACCGGGCCGAAGCGCGTTTTCTGCGCGCTCTGGCGTACTACCACGCCATTGATATGTTTGGCAACGTACCGTTTGTGACCGAAGCCGACGCACCGGGCTCGTTTTTACCCCGGCAGGCCACCCGGCAGGAACTGTTCAACTACGTAGAGTCGGAACTGAAAGCCCTCGAAACCGAGCTGAGCGCCCCCCGGCAGGCAGAGTACGGCCGGGCCGATCAGGCAGCCGTCTGGACATTGCTCGCCAAACTGTACCTCAACGCGCAGGTTTATACCGGTACCGCCCGCTGGAACGACGTGATTACGTACACCAGCAAGGTGATCGGCGCCAATGCCTACACGCTGGAGTCGACCTACGGTAACCTGTTCCTGGCCGACAATAACTCCTCACGCGAAACCATTCTGCCGGTTACGTTTGATGGTCTGAATACCAAGACCTACGGCGGTATGACATTCCTGATTCATGCCTCCATTGGTGGCTCCATGCCCGTGCGCGAGTTTGGGGTAAACAGTGGCTGGGCCGGTTTGCGCACCACCAGCGCCCTGGTAGGTCAGTTCACCGATCCGTCGGGCCGAACCGACAAGCGAGCTATGTTCTACAGTCAGGGGCAAACCCTCGAAATTGCCGACATTACCCGGTTTACCGACGGCTACGCCGTGACGAAGTACAAAAACGTAACCCGGGCGGGTCAGGCAGGCAAAGACCCCGCGGGCGATTTTGTCGACACCGACTTCCCGCTCTTCCGGCTGGCCGATGTGTACCTGATGTACGCCGAAGCCGTGGTTCGGGGCGGAACGGGTGGCAGTGCCGCTAACGCACTCAACTACGTAAACCTGTTGCGGCAGCGGGCCTACGGTGGCACTACGGGTAACATTACAGCGGCTCAGCTCACCGCCGACTTTATTCTGGCCGAGCGCGCCCGCGAGTTGTATTGGGAAGGCACCCGCCGAACCGACCTCATCCGGTACAACCGCTTCACCGAGGGTACGTATCTGTGGCCCTGGAAAGGCGGTACTGCCGCCGGCCGGGCCGTAGAAGCCTTCCGCGCACTCTACCCGATTCCGGCAACGGACCTGGTGGCCAACCCGAATCTGAAGCAAAACACAGGCTATTAAAGAGTTTATGGTTTTGAGGTTTGCGTGCCGCCCAGCGGCTACCGACCGGCACACAAACCTCAAAACCACTTAAGTACTCAGACAGAATTAAATGTAAAATGAATAGTGTAAGATGTATAATGAGATGGCTGATTATCAGCAGGTAATTCAATTGTTCATTATACATTTTACATTGTTCATTCACTTATCATTCAACCAATTATGCAACGTATCACTCTATACAGTGTGTTCTCCCTGCTGGCTCTCTGCCTGCTGTGGGGTTGTGAAAACGAGGGCGATCGGCTGGTTATGCAGGAGCCGGGGGCGGTTACACTCACGCCCAGTGCCTCTACCGTAACGCTCACCAGCTCAGGTTCAGCATCCAACGCGCTCACCCTCAACTGGACACCCGTTAATTACGGGGTGGCCGTACCGGTCAACTACGCCGTTCAGTTCGACAAGAAAGGCAACGGGTTCAAAGCCCCTATCGAAGTAACGGCCGGGCAATCGACTACGTTGGCCTTGTCGAACCCCGACCTGAACCAAACCCTGCTCCGGCTCGGCGTATCGCCCGGTACGAGCGGGCAAATCGAAATGCGGGTTCGGTCGGCGATCAACCGCCCCAACGACCAGCCGGGTCAGCTGACCTATTCGGCCCCCGTGACCCTCACCGGCACGCCGTACCTCGTCATTGTGAACTATCCGTCGTTGTTTGTACCGGGTGGATACCAGGGCTGGGCCCCCGATGTTGCGCCCAAGATTTCGTCGGTGAAAAGCGATGGCAGCTACGAAGGTTACATCTATTTCCCGGCCGCATCGGAGTTTAAGATTACCTCGGCTCCCAACTGGAACAGCACCAACTACGGCATCGGAGCCGCCCCCGACAAAATCTCGTCGACGGGCGATAACCTCAAACTCGCTGCGGGTGGGTATTATCTGTTCCGGGTCAATACGGGCACACTTACCTGGAGCGCTACCCCAACCACATGGGGTGTTATCGGGGCGGCTACGCCTAAGGGCTGGGACGCCAGCACGCCCATGACGTACGACGCCAAGTCGGGCACCTGGAAAGCCGAACTGAGCCTGAAGCAGGACGAACTAAAATTCCGCGCTAACGATGCCTGGACGCTTAATTTCGGCGATAACGGCGCGGATGGATTTCTGGAATACGACGGGCAGAACATCAAAGTGCCCTCAGCCGGTACCTACACCATTGAACTTGACCTTCGGATGCCGGGCTACTATGCCTACAAGCTGACGAAGAAATAAGAGCCCGCGTTCGGGCAGACAGCTATCGTACAATAGGGTTTTGGATCGATGAAGGGGTTACATCGGTTCAAAACTCTTTTTTGCGTTTATTTGGGTACATACCCCCACCCGCCACTCTTTCACTCTTTCAGTATTTCACTCTTTTCCGCAAATCACTCACTTTGTTATGTCCTTTGCTCAACGCGCTATTTCCTTTTACGAAAACCTCCGGGAGCCAACTAATCTGCCACCGGGTGTGTCGGCCCTGAACCCTTACCGCACCCCCGAGGTGCAGCGCATCGGCCGGGAATTTTACGGAACGTTCTTCAACGACGACCAACCCCGCGTGTATGTGTTGGGCATTAATCCGGGTCGGTTTGGAGCGGGCGTTACGGGCATTTCGTTTACCACCCCACAGAATCTCAAACGCTACTGTGGCATCGACAACAACCTCCCGCCTTCGCCCGAGCTATCGAGCCGGTTTATTTATCAGGTTGTTGAGGCTTTTGGCGGAGCGGCTTCGTTTTACAGCCACTTCTTTCTGTCGGCACTGTACCCACTGGCCCTGGTTAAAGACGGCCGGAACGCCGGACCGGTCAACTATAACTTTTACGACGACCGCGCTACAACCGAAGCCCTTTGGCCAGCCATTAACGACTCGGTACGGCAGCAGCTTCAGTTTGGTGCCCGGCGCGATGTTGCTATTTGTCTGGGCCGGAAAAACGAGCAGTTTTTAAAGCGACTCAACGCCGAAAATGGCTTTTTCGAGCGGGTGCTTACACTGGATCATCCCCGGTATATTTTGCAATACAAATCAAAGGCCACAGATAACTATATCAATCAGTATATCAACACGTTAGGAGACCAAATTAAGTAGACATAAACGAACGAAAAAGGGGTTATTTTTCGTTATTAAAACATGGAAGACACGAAGTACCCATTGGACATTTTGAGCAGCCCCATTCAGCCCGATGAGATTGAATGGCGTGTACAACAACAGACCAAAACCGGCAAGTTGATTGTGGTCCCGTATATCACCAACCGCTGCGTGATGGAACGGTTCGACCGGCAGTTTGGGTGGCATGGCTGGCAAAACGATATTACCGAAATTCAGGACGGTTTTCTGTGCCGAATTACGGTGACGCTGCCCGATGGGACCCGCCTGACCAAAACCGACGGCGCTAACCGCACCGATATTGAGCCGATCAAAGGCGGGATTTCGGACGCCATGAAACGCTGCGCCGTGCAATTTGGGGTGGGCCGTAACCTGTACACATACCCTCGCGTGTTTATCGAAACCCCCGATAAATATATTCCCGATTGGGCTACGCCCCAGCTCGACGCGCTCGTGAAGAAAATCAATGATGGCTCGTATAAGGGGGGAGAGTTTGTTACCCTCAAGGAGTCGTACCGTAAATAAACAGGCGTATGCCTGTCAGGCGGCCATCCGAACAGTCTGCACAGACTCGTTACCGGATGGCCGCTTTTGTTATTTGTGTATCTTCCGATCTTAAACCTACCGCCCATGACCGAATCACTACCTATTCTGTGCCTGCTTTTCCTGAACATCGTTGTCTGCGAATGGCTAAGTACCAAACCCGGGTTCCGTCATCTGGGTACAGCCCTGCTGGTTATTATCCTCACCGCTATCCAAGCCAACGTCGGGCTCGTTCCCACCACCGATACCCCTCTTTACGACGCCATATTCGCTTATGTCACGCCGTTTGCCCTGTTTGTGCTTCTGCTCAACGTCAATTTGCAGGATCTGTGCCGGGCGGGCCTGCCCATGCTAACCCTGTTTCTGATCGGTTCGGCCGGAACCATCATAGGGGTCGTTCTCAGCATGTGGTTGTTCAATGGTCCGCAAAGTGTTGGGGCTCAATTCTACGCGCTGGCGGGTATGTTTACCGGCACGTACATAGGCGGTGCTCTCAATTTTCATGCGGTAGCGCTGCACTACGGGGTTGCCAAGTCAGGCAATCTGTTTGTGGCTGCCACAGCCGCCGACAATATCCTGACGGCCGTCTGGATGGTGGCCACCCTGGCTATTCCGCAGCTCATGCAACGGCTGCGGCCCGTAAATCGGCTACAACCGGCTTCTCCGGGTGAATCACTTTCGGCTACCGATCTGACCAACGACGAAGAAACCCTGAGCCCCCGCGATCTGGCGCTACTGATTACCCTTGGGCTGGGAGCCATGTCGTTCGCAAAGTGGCTGGGCACGTTCGTTCCTTCATTACCGTTCGTTCTGATCCTGACTACCCTGGCTCTTGTTCTGGCTCAGTTCCGGGCAATTAACCGGCTACCCGGCGCCCGAGTGCTGGGGTTGAGTGCCATTTACCTGTTTCTGGCTGTCATTGGCGCTTACTGCGACGTGGGCGCGCTCCTCCGCGACGGGCAATTGGCTGTGGTTTTGTTCGGGATGATTTGCACGCTCGTACTCATTCACGCCCTGATCGTTTTTGGGGTTGGTGCCCTCTTTCGGCAGGATTGGGATGTGCTGGGAATTGCTTCTCAAGCCAACATTGGTGGAGCTACTTCGGCCCTCGCTCTGGCGCGCAGCCTTAACCGACCCGACTTGCAACTCCCGGCGGTACTGGTTGGTTCACTGGGCAACGCTATCGGTACGTACCTCGGTATTTTTGTAGCCGAGTGGCTCCGCTAAACTGTATCCCATACTCAACTCGCCCCAGGCTTACACAATGCCCGCAGAACTCGACTTTTTCTTCTCCGCCGACCGCCAACAGTGGCGGCAATGGCTGACCGACAACTACAAGACGGCACCGGGCATCTGGTTCGTGTTTTACAAGAAGAAAACCGGCCAGCCTACGCTCACCTACGCCGAAGCCGTAGAAGAAGCCCTCTGTTTTGGCTGGATTGACAGCCTACCCCGCAAGATGGACAACGAGCGGCACGCGCTCAAGTTTTCGCCCCGCAAGCCCCGGAGCGTTTGGTCGCAGCCAAACAAAGAGCGTATTGAGCGCCTTATCGCCAATGGGCAGATGACGACCGCCGGGCTCGCCAAAATCGAACAGGCCAAACAGGATGGCTCCTGGGATGCCCTCACCGACAGCGATAACCTGCTGGTACCCGACGAACTGGAAACGGCTCTGCTGGCTAACCCGGTAGCACGAGCCAACTTTTACGGGTTTCCGCCAGGGGCCCGCAAAATCATTCTCGCCTGGATAGGCAGTGCCAAACGCCCCGAAACCCGGGCTGCACGTATCGCGCAAACCGTTAGCCAGGCCGCCGAGGGCAAACGAGCCTATCCGTGAGGTAGCCGAAGAAGCTCTGGATTTGGTTTTCTGCACTTTACCTACGACCTTTGTGCTACACTTCCCAGCAAATGAGCGCCACTTCAGTGTGGCGTTTTTCATTCAAGAATTAATCTATTAAGTCGATATAGTTAGACTATTTATGCAGGCGGAACACGCGGCCTCCAGCGACACGGAATCGGTTGACCCCTCGTCAGCCTCGCTCCCATTTGATCTTAACGGTCTGACAATCACGGTACAGGGCCAAAACGCCCATACGCAGGCCGAGGCACTCCGCACGGCCTTCCCGTCGGCCCACATCGCTACCGACCTTCCCGAACCGCTCCTTCGTCGGCGCAATCGGAAAGAGATCATCATCTATGCGACTGCTGCGCTGGCTTTGATGGTGGTGGGCCACATGCTGTTCAGCTATTTCACCTGGGAAAAGGTGACCGTGCTGGCCAGTTCGGTTGAGATTGGCCCCGAGATATTTTACTTTCTGATGGCGGGCTTTGTGGCCCAGATGATCGACGGAGCCCTCGGTATGGCCTACGGGGTTACGGCTACTACATTCCTGATGAGCGTGGGAATTAGCCCGCTGCACGCAACGGCGAGCGTACACAGCTCCGAAATCTTCACATCGGGGGTATCGGGGTACATGCACCTCAAATTTGGCAACATCAACAGCAAGTTGTTCAGGGCAGTGCTGATTCCGGGCGTAATCGGGGCCGCATTGGGGGCCTGGGTTATTTCGGAGCTGACCTCGCTGGAAGAATACGCCAAGGTGTTGCAACCCATTATTTCGGTGTACACGGCTATTCTGGGCTTTCTGATCATTAAAAAAGCCCTGACCAAGCGGGTGAAGAAAAAGCCGGTGCGCAACATCGGGATTCTGGCCTGGTCGGGTGGGTTTCTCGATGCCATTGGCGGAGGAGGCTGGGGGCCCATTGTCAACTCGACCCTGATTGCCAGCGGTCGGCACCCCCGGTACACCATTGGTTCGGTTAACCTGGCCGAGTTTTTTATCTCGTTTGCCTCGTCGGTGGTCTTCGCCTTGTACGTAGGTTTAGCCCAGTATGGTCTGGTAATTATCGGTCTTATTCTGGGTGGGAGCATAGCCGCCCCCATTGCGGCTCACCTCTCGCGCCGGTTACCCGTGAAAACCATGATGGTGATGGTTGGCATCGTGGTCATTATCGTAAGTTTGCGGAAAATTATCATGTTTTTCTGACAGGCTCTTTTCTTCTTGACAGGATTTACAGGATGAACAGGATAGCTTGATTGATGAAAAAGAAAATCCTGTCTATCCCGTGAATCCTGTCCAAAACACTATGAAAAAACAGACCAAAGCGATTCGCACCCAAACGCGGAAAACGCAATACCGGGAACACTCAACGCCTTTGTTTCTGACGTCGAGTTTTACGTTTGACAGTGCCGAGCAAGGCAAAGCCTTGTTTGAGGAAACCGAAGAAGGCAACATTTATAGCCGGTTTTCGAACCCCAACGTCACCGAGTTTGTCGACAAAGTCTGCATGCTCGAAGGGGCCGAAGAAGGCATCGCTACGGGTACGGGCATGGCGGCCGTGTTTGCCAGTATGGCCGCACTGCTCAAATCAGGCGACCATATTGTGGCGTGCCGGGCTTTGTTTGGGTCGGCTCACCAGATTATCACCCAGATTCTGAGCAAGTGGGGCATTACCCACACGTATGTCGACGCTACAGCCACCGAAGCCGAGTGGGAGGCCGCTATCCAGCCGAGTGCTGATAAGCCAGCCGCCAAAATGGTGTATCTGGAAACACCCTCCAACCCCGGCCTTGAGCTGGTCGATCTGGCGATGCTGGGACGGCTGAAAGAAAAATACGGCTTCATTCTGAACGTCGACAACTGCTTTGCTACTCCACTCCTGCAAACACCCATCGACTTTGGGGCTGATTTGTCGGTCCACTCGGCCACCAAGTTTATGGATGGTCAGGGGCGCGTACTGGGCGGGATTGTCGTCGGCCGGGCCGATCTGATGCAACAGATTCGGTTTTTCGCCCGGCACACCGGCCCGTCAATGTCGCCGTTTAATGCCTGGGTTCTGTCGAAGAGTCTGGAAACCCTCGACCTGCGGATGGAGCGGCACTGCCGCAACGCCCTCAGGTTGGCCGAAGCCCTCGAAAAACACCCCGATGTAGCCACGGTGAAGTATCCGTTTTTGCCCTCGCACCCGCAGTACGAATTGGCGAAGGCGCAGATGTCGGCCGGTGGTGCTATTGTCACGATTGAGCTGGAAGGCGGTTTTGAGCGCGTACAGGCTTTTTACGACGCTCTCCAGATTCCAACGCTCTCGTCGAACCTGGGCGACACACGTACCATTGTTACGAATCCCAACACCACCACCCACGCCAAGCTGAAGCCCGACGAAAAGGCACTGCTGGGCATTACGCCGGGGTTGGTTCGGATTTCGGTGGGGCTCGAAGACATCGACGACCTCGTGGCCGACTTCGAGCAGGCGGCTACAGTCAGCGCCGGGGTCCTGCGCGAAAACGTCTAGGAACTCATTGGTGTTGAGTGGGTTTATTCTGTAAACTATAGTTTAGTCCGTCTCTATTGATCTAAATCTCACTCGTGCCTTTGTCCGGGATTCTGTAGTTCCTATGGTAATTTTCGGGGCAATTCAAACAACCTGAATTATGACGTTGCGACTGGTCATTTTCTTCGTTATGCTGGCTTATGTTGCCAACGCCCAAACCCCCGCCCGCCCACCGGTTCGGATAGGGGTAGTCGGGTTGGTACATACCCACGTACACGGGGTTTTTCATAAAGCCTACCGCGAGAAAGGCCAAACGGATATCCAGATAGTGGGCATTGCCGAGCCCGACCGCCAATTGGCCGAGCGCTATGCCAAACAGTACGGCTTCCCGATGAGTCTGGTGTATCCGACCATCGACGCTATGCTCGACGCGACCAAACCCGAAGCCGTAACCGACTTTGGCAAGATCATCGACCATCTCAAAACCGTTCGGCTTGCCGCTCCACGGGGTATTCACGTCATGGTTGAGAAGCCCTTAGCCGTGAGCCTCGACCATGCCCGGCAGATGGCCGCCCTAGCCCAAAAACACAAGATTCAGCTGCTCACCAACTACGAAACCACCTGGTACGGCAGCAACCACCGGGCTTACGCCATGACCATCGGCGAGAAAGCCATTGGCGACGTTCGGAAGCTGGTCATTCACGACGGGCATCAGGGCCCTCAGGAAATTGGTTGTACACCCGAGTTTCTGACGTGGCTCACCGACCCAGTCGAGAACGGGGCGGGGGCTTTGTTCGATTTTGGTTGTTACGGGGCCAATCTGGCAACGTGGCTCATGCAAGGCCAACGCCCGACGAGTGTGATGGCCGTGACCGGGCAAATCAAGCCCCATATTTACCCCAAGGTCGACGACGAGGCTACCATTATTGTGACGTACCCCAAGGCACAGGCCGTAATTCAGGCTTCGTGGAATTGGCCCTACGCCCGCAAAGACATGGAAGTGTACGGACAAACGGGCTCGATTATGGCTCTCGACGCCAAACGAATGCGAGTCCGGCTAAACGAACGCGAACCGGAACGGATGCTGGAAGCCACCTCGGCCGATGCCCCCGCCCCCGATCCGTTTGCGTATCTGGCCCGAGTAGTACGCGGTGACGAAAAAGAGATCGACAACCTCACATCACTGCCTAATAACCTGGTTGTGATGGAGATTCTGGAAGCCGCCCGGACCTCGGCGAAAACAGGGAAAATCGTTGTTTTACATTAACAAAACCTGCAAGCCGGGCGGCCGGTGCCGTCTTGAAGACCTTACAGGTTTGATGCGCTATGATAGCAGAACCCACATACACGCTCGAAAGCCTGTCGGCGCAACTCGCCGGTCTCTCCGAGATCGACGCCCTGCGCAAACTGGCCGAGCTTTTTCCCGGTCAGGTGGTTTTCTCCACCAGCCTGGGTTATGAAGATCAGGTCATTACCGACCTGATTGCCCAGAACAATCTGCCCATTCGAATTTTCACCCTCGACACGGGCCGGATGTTCGGCGAGACCTACTCGGTCTGGAATAAAACCCTCAGCCGATACGGTATTCAGATCGAAACCATGTACCCAAAGCAGGAAGCCGTGGAGGCTTTGATGACGGGCAAAGGGCCGTTTAGCATGTATGAGTCGGTCGAAAACCGGAAAGAGTGCTGCTTTATTCGGAAGGTGGAGCCCCTCAACCGCGCCCTGGCCGGTCAGAAAATATGGATTACGGGCATCCGGGCCGAGCAATCGGCCAACCGCACCAGCATGCCTCAACTGGAGTGGGATGAAGCCCACGGGCTCTTTAAGTTCCACCCACTTATGGACTGGACTTTTGAGCAGGTGAAAGAGTATGTACGGGTCAACAACGTACCCTACAACCCGCTGCACGACCGGGGCTTTGTGAGCATTGGCTGTCAGCCCTGCACCCGCGCCATTCAACCCGGCGAAGATTTCCGCGCCGGCCGCTGGTGGTGGGAAGACAACTCGAAAAAGGAATGTGGACTACATAGTAAATGAGTGAATGAGTGATTGAGTGAATTAGCGAATGCCGCAAGCGCGACAGCCAACGATTCACTCATTCACTCATTCGCCAATTCACTCATTAAAAATGGATTACCTCGATCAACTTGAATCGGAAGCGATTCACATCATGCGCGAAGTAGCCGGGCAGTTCGAACGGCCCGCGCTCCTGTTTTCGGGCGGGAAAGACTCAATCACGCTGGTGCATCTGGCGCGCAAAGCGTTTCGGCCCGGTAAGTTTCCGTTCCCGCTTGTGCACATCGATACCGGTCATAACTTTCAGGAGGCCCTCGATTTCCGCGATTGGCTCGCCAACAGCCTCGGCGAACGCCTGATTGTGCGGTACGTAGAAGATACCATCCGCGAGAAAAACCTGAAGGAGCCCACCGGACGCAACGCCAGCCGCAACGCGCTGCAAACGTTCACCCTGCTCGATACCATCGAAGAGTTTGAGTTTGACGCCTGCATTGGCGGTGCCCGACGCGACGAAGAAAAAGCCCGCGCCAAAGAACGGGTGTTTTCGGTGCGCGACGAATTCGGCTCGTGGGACCCCAAACGGCAGCGCCCCGAACTCTGGAACCTCTACAACGGCCGGATTCACAAAGGCGAAAACGTGCGGGTATTCCCCATTTCGAACTGGACCGAACTCGACGTCTGGAACTACATTCAGCGCGAAAAAATTGCCCTGCCCAGCCTCTACTTTGCCCACGAGCGCGAACTCCTCGTACGCGACGGCAAGCTCATGGCTACGGCCGGGGGAGTTATCAAACCCGAACCCGACGATCAGATTGTGACCCGGACAGTCCGGTTCCGCACCGTGGGCGATATTTCCTGCACAGCGGCCTCTGAATCGCAGGCCGACACGCTCGACGCAGTTATTGCCGAAATTCAGGCGACCCGTATTTCCGAGCGGGGCGAAACCCGCATGGACGACCAAATGTCGGAGGCCGCCATGGAAGACCGCAAAAAGGGAGGATATTTTTAATGAGCGAATGAGCGAAAGAGTGAAAAAGCGAGCAGCAGCAGTTCGCTCTTTCACTCTTTCGCTCATTCGCTCTTTCACTTTTAGAGCATGGACTTACTACGTTTTATAACCTGCGGTAGTGTGGATGATGGGAAGAGTACCCTCATCGGACGGCTGCTGTACGATTCCAAATCCATTCTGGTCGATCAGCTCGAAGCCATCGAGCGGGCCAGCAAAACCAAAAATCAGGGCGATGGCGGGGGTATCGACCTCGCCCTGCTGACCGATGGCCTGCGCTCTGAACGCGAGCAGGGCATTACCATCGACGTAGCCTACCGGTATTTTCAGACACCGGTTCGCAAGTTTATCATTGTCGATGCACCAGGGCACATTCAGTACACCCGCAACATGGTCACGGGCGCGTCGAACTGCCAATTGGCCATTGTACTCATCGACGCCCGAAACGGTGTAGTGGAGCAAACCCGGCGGCACTCGCTCATAGCCAGTATGTTGGGGATTCCGCACATCGTGGTTGCCATCAACAAAATGGATCTTGTCGATTACTCGCAGGATGCATTTTCGGATATCTGCATCCAATACGCCGACCTGGCTAAAAAACTGAATGTCAGTGAGGTAAGCTTTATCCCGATGAGTGCACTCAACGGTGATAACGTGGTCGACCGGTCGGTAAATATGCCGTGGTACGAGGGACCTACCCTACTCGAACACCTCGAAACGGTTGAACTGAGCAACGATACCAACCTGACTTTACCCCGTTTTCCGGTGCAGTACGTCATTCGGCCGCAAACAGCCGAACTGCACGACTACCGGGGGTATGCGGGCAAAATCAACAGCGGTACGTTCCGCGTGGGCGATGCCATAACGGTACTGCCCTCAGCCCAAACCTCGACTATCAGCCGCATCGAATTCAACGAGCAGGACCTGACCGAAGCCGAAGCCGGACAGTCGGTTATTCTGCACCTGTCCGACGACATCGACATTAGCCGGGGCGACCTTATCGTTCGCAGCGACACCCAGCCGATTGTGGCTCAGAACGTAGAAGGAATGCTTTGCTGGATGGACACGAAAGAGCTGAAAGTGGGCAGCAAGTACGTGTTG
It includes:
- a CDS encoding YdeI/OmpD-associated family protein codes for the protein MPAELDFFFSADRQQWRQWLTDNYKTAPGIWFVFYKKKTGQPTLTYAEAVEEALCFGWIDSLPRKMDNERHALKFSPRKPRSVWSQPNKERIERLIANGQMTTAGLAKIEQAKQDGSWDALTDSDNLLVPDELETALLANPVARANFYGFPPGARKIILAWIGSAKRPETRAARIAQTVSQAAEGKRAYP
- a CDS encoding sulfite exporter TauE/SafE family protein, with amino-acid sequence MQAEHAASSDTESVDPSSASLPFDLNGLTITVQGQNAHTQAEALRTAFPSAHIATDLPEPLLRRRNRKEIIIYATAALALMVVGHMLFSYFTWEKVTVLASSVEIGPEIFYFLMAGFVAQMIDGALGMAYGVTATTFLMSVGISPLHATASVHSSEIFTSGVSGYMHLKFGNINSKLFRAVLIPGVIGAALGAWVISELTSLEEYAKVLQPIISVYTAILGFLIIKKALTKRVKKKPVRNIGILAWSGGFLDAIGGGGWGPIVNSTLIASGRHPRYTIGSVNLAEFFISFASSVVFALYVGLAQYGLVIIGLILGGSIAAPIAAHLSRRLPVKTMMVMVGIVVIIVSLRKIIMFF
- a CDS encoding RagB/SusD family nutrient uptake outer membrane protein; its protein translation is MHKIATLFALTTALTVSSCVNDLDREPKFDVTSASVYADPANYKAVLAKLYAVMSVSGQQGPSGKPDISGIDEGTSNYMRLLWKLQELPTDEAVIGWNDQTIQDFHAMRWTSSDGFVAAMYNRIFYLVAASNEFIRETGDDRLATRNITGDAATNARTYRAEARFLRALAYYHAIDMFGNVPFVTEADAPGSFLPRQATRQELFNYVESELKALETELSAPRQAEYGRADQAAVWTLLAKLYLNAQVYTGTARWNDVITYTSKVIGANAYTLESTYGNLFLADNNSSRETILPVTFDGLNTKTYGGMTFLIHASIGGSMPVREFGVNSGWAGLRTTSALVGQFTDPSGRTDKRAMFYSQGQTLEIADITRFTDGYAVTKYKNVTRAGQAGKDPAGDFVDTDFPLFRLADVYLMYAEAVVRGGTGGSAANALNYVNLLRQRAYGGTTGNITAAQLTADFILAERARELYWEGTRRTDLIRYNRFTEGTYLWPWKGGTAAGRAVEAFRALYPIPATDLVANPNLKQNTGY
- a CDS encoding Rad52/Rad22 family DNA repair protein; this translates as MEDTKYPLDILSSPIQPDEIEWRVQQQTKTGKLIVVPYITNRCVMERFDRQFGWHGWQNDITEIQDGFLCRITVTLPDGTRLTKTDGANRTDIEPIKGGISDAMKRCAVQFGVGRNLYTYPRVFIETPDKYIPDWATPQLDALVKKINDGSYKGGEFVTLKESYRK
- a CDS encoding trans-sulfuration enzyme family protein; its protein translation is MKKQTKAIRTQTRKTQYREHSTPLFLTSSFTFDSAEQGKALFEETEEGNIYSRFSNPNVTEFVDKVCMLEGAEEGIATGTGMAAVFASMAALLKSGDHIVACRALFGSAHQIITQILSKWGITHTYVDATATEAEWEAAIQPSADKPAAKMVYLETPSNPGLELVDLAMLGRLKEKYGFILNVDNCFATPLLQTPIDFGADLSVHSATKFMDGQGRVLGGIVVGRADLMQQIRFFARHTGPSMSPFNAWVLSKSLETLDLRMERHCRNALRLAEALEKHPDVATVKYPFLPSHPQYELAKAQMSAGGAIVTIELEGGFERVQAFYDALQIPTLSSNLGDTRTIVTNPNTTTHAKLKPDEKALLGITPGLVRISVGLEDIDDLVADFEQAATVSAGVLRENV
- a CDS encoding SusE domain-containing protein, whose amino-acid sequence is MQRITLYSVFSLLALCLLWGCENEGDRLVMQEPGAVTLTPSASTVTLTSSGSASNALTLNWTPVNYGVAVPVNYAVQFDKKGNGFKAPIEVTAGQSTTLALSNPDLNQTLLRLGVSPGTSGQIEMRVRSAINRPNDQPGQLTYSAPVTLTGTPYLVIVNYPSLFVPGGYQGWAPDVAPKISSVKSDGSYEGYIYFPAASEFKITSAPNWNSTNYGIGAAPDKISSTGDNLKLAAGGYYLFRVNTGTLTWSATPTTWGVIGAATPKGWDASTPMTYDAKSGTWKAELSLKQDELKFRANDAWTLNFGDNGADGFLEYDGQNIKVPSAGTYTIELDLRMPGYYAYKLTKK
- a CDS encoding DUF819 domain-containing protein, which translates into the protein MTESLPILCLLFLNIVVCEWLSTKPGFRHLGTALLVIILTAIQANVGLVPTTDTPLYDAIFAYVTPFALFVLLLNVNLQDLCRAGLPMLTLFLIGSAGTIIGVVLSMWLFNGPQSVGAQFYALAGMFTGTYIGGALNFHAVALHYGVAKSGNLFVAATAADNILTAVWMVATLAIPQLMQRLRPVNRLQPASPGESLSATDLTNDEETLSPRDLALLITLGLGAMSFAKWLGTFVPSLPFVLILTTLALVLAQFRAINRLPGARVLGLSAIYLFLAVIGAYCDVGALLRDGQLAVVLFGMICTLVLIHALIVFGVGALFRQDWDVLGIASQANIGGATSALALARSLNRPDLQLPAVLVGSLGNAIGTYLGIFVAEWLR
- a CDS encoding uracil-DNA glycosylase family protein, which codes for MSFAQRAISFYENLREPTNLPPGVSALNPYRTPEVQRIGREFYGTFFNDDQPRVYVLGINPGRFGAGVTGISFTTPQNLKRYCGIDNNLPPSPELSSRFIYQVVEAFGGAASFYSHFFLSALYPLALVKDGRNAGPVNYNFYDDRATTEALWPAINDSVRQQLQFGARRDVAICLGRKNEQFLKRLNAENGFFERVLTLDHPRYILQYKSKATDNYINQYINTLGDQIK